The Mauremys reevesii isolate NIE-2019 linkage group 1, ASM1616193v1, whole genome shotgun sequence genome has a segment encoding these proteins:
- the METTL21C gene encoding protein-lysine methyltransferase METTL21C: MISTQHRPLRNEIQRAMDCPSREKELNEQQSECQDGSNCPDYSPATAESNSESPRILKILQKWIPTVSPYFDKEHYCYADHQITIQESLDHFGAIVWPGALALSQYLESNQQEINLKDKKVLEIGAGTGLVSIVASILGAYVTATDLPEVLENLKLNISRNTQNMNIHQPEVRKLAWGEDLNEDFPKSTHHYDFILASDVVYHHTSLDPLLTTMAYLCQPGTVLLWANKFRFSTDFEFLEKLRNILIVTLLAEFPESNIKLFKATVKEN, encoded by the exons ATGATCTCCACACAGCACCGGCCACTCCGCAACGAAATTCAAAGAGCAATGGACTGCCCAAGCAGAGAGAAGGAGCTTAATGAACAGCAGTCTGAATGTCAGGATGGGTCTAATTGCCCTGACTATTCTCCAGCAACAGCAGAATCCAATTCAG AATCACCAAGAATTCTTAAAATACTGCAGAAGTGGATTCCTACAGTTTCTCCATATTTTGACAAGGAGCATTATTGTTATGCAGACCACCAGATCACTATTCAAGAATCATTAGACCACTTCGGAGCTATAGTATGGCCCGGT GCATTGGCTTTATCTCAGTACCTGGAATCAAATCAACAAGAGATCAACCTAAAAGACAAAAAGGTACTTGAAATTGGTGCTGGAACAGGACTGGTATCCATTGTGGCTAGTATACTAG GAGCTTATGTTACAGCTACTGATTTGCCTGAAGTACTTGAAAATCTCAAACTGAATATTTCAAGAAATACACAAAATATGAATATACACCAACCTGAAGTGAGGAAGCTGGCGTGGGGAGAAGACCTCAATGAAGACTTCCCTAAATCAACTCACCATTATGATTTTATTTTGGCAAGTGATGTTGTCTACCACCATACATCTCTGGATCCATTACTAACAACCATGGCATATTTATGCCAGCCAGGGACAGTATTATTATGGGCAAATAAGTTCAGATTCAGCACAGATTTTGAATTTTTAGAGAAACTTCGCAATATATTAATCGTTACACTTCTAGCAGAATTTCCAGAATCAAATATCAAGCTGTTTAAAGCCACAGTAAAAGAGAATTAA